A region of Malaciobacter marinus DNA encodes the following proteins:
- a CDS encoding winged helix-turn-helix domain-containing protein, translating into MNALKHIKILYVDDKKDKEEYVVSELKSYCNNFIETNCCENAIKIYKEEKPEIIIYNVSFQKTSQKSFIEEIRSVNKKAQVIVTTDNLDKKMLYEAVRLHLIKYLIYPFNLNTLLNSLKDCIRTIDSNSSNIIKLSETLTYDKFNKTLLKNEELISLSSKEVKFFDLLIKNKDRAVSYEEFNQIIWEGDMTKDALRSIVKDLRRKIDKSIIKNVSGIGYRVEL; encoded by the coding sequence ATGAATGCATTAAAACATATTAAAATCTTGTATGTAGATGACAAGAAAGACAAAGAAGAGTATGTTGTTTCTGAATTGAAATCTTATTGTAACAATTTTATTGAAACAAATTGTTGTGAAAATGCGATTAAGATTTACAAAGAAGAAAAACCAGAAATCATTATTTATAATGTATCTTTTCAAAAGACTTCACAAAAAAGTTTTATAGAAGAGATAAGAAGTGTAAACAAAAAAGCACAAGTAATAGTAACAACTGACAATTTAGATAAAAAAATGCTTTATGAAGCAGTTAGGTTACATTTAATTAAGTATTTGATTTATCCATTTAATTTAAATACTTTACTAAACTCTTTAAAAGATTGCATTAGAACTATTGATTCAAATAGTTCTAATATTATTAAATTATCAGAAACATTGACATATGATAAATTTAATAAAACTTTATTAAAAAATGAAGAGTTAATCTCTTTATCTTCTAAAGAAGTTAAGTTTTTTGATCTATTAATAAAAAACAAAGATAGAGCTGTAAGTTATGAAGAATTTAATCAAATCATTTGGGAAGGTGATATGACTAAAGATGCTTTACGTTCTATTGTAAAAGACTTAAGAAGAAAAATTGATAAGTCAATTATAAAAAATGTTTCAGGTATTGGTTATAGAGTAGAGCTTTAA
- a CDS encoding tetratricopeptide repeat protein yields MNKQLKSAIFYHENKELNKAKNIYEEILKNKIGLEKKELEILYVNYANILFLEKSFEKSISYYKKALILNNLAPITYFNLGVAYLQLNILKEAIESFNKAITFRSDYLSAFVNLGVCYKRLENYELALQTYKKAALLNPNDIDVIFNYSNTLYNLDRFNEAIKGFKKVIFLDNTHYKAYYSLGIAYLNLGKYSDALFCYEKAIELKPDYADAHFAKSNILLLYGDYKRGFEEYEYRWEAKNELKKISYGIPTYDGEDLTNKSILIQQEQGFGDNIQFIRFLSLLLQKGAKKVYCAVKEELKIVFENSFEQVKFVSNNTTLENVDYFCSLITLAKVFDIRVNNLIINEPYLKPLIIKKEVLNKEFNYHIAFVWQGNKEHKNDKNRSVNIRYFKQLFKEFPNIAFYSLQLNEKENFSDYDNVFDYSNFISNFNDTAQIVERMNLIISIDSSLAHLCGALNKKTWLVLPFVPDFRWMIDTSISPWYSSLKLYRQDETKNYSKVFKKIKNDLQKEINKY; encoded by the coding sequence TTGAATAAGCAATTAAAAAGTGCAATTTTTTATCATGAAAATAAAGAGTTAAATAAAGCAAAAAATATTTATGAAGAAATTTTAAAAAATAAAATAGGGTTAGAAAAAAAAGAATTAGAAATTTTATATGTGAACTATGCAAATATTCTTTTTTTAGAAAAGAGCTTTGAAAAAAGTATAAGTTATTATAAAAAAGCATTAATATTAAATAATTTAGCACCAATTACATATTTTAATCTAGGTGTTGCATATTTACAATTAAATATTTTAAAAGAAGCAATTGAATCTTTTAATAAAGCTATAACTTTTAGAAGTGATTATTTAAGTGCATTTGTTAATCTTGGAGTTTGTTATAAAAGATTAGAAAACTACGAATTAGCTTTACAAACTTATAAAAAAGCAGCCTTATTAAATCCTAATGATATTGATGTAATTTTTAATTATTCAAATACTTTATATAATTTAGATAGATTCAATGAAGCCATAAAAGGCTTTAAAAAAGTAATATTTTTAGATAACACACATTATAAAGCTTATTATTCTTTAGGAATAGCATACTTAAATTTAGGAAAATATAGTGATGCACTTTTTTGTTATGAAAAAGCAATAGAGTTAAAACCAGATTATGCAGATGCTCATTTTGCAAAATCAAATATTCTTTTACTTTATGGAGATTATAAAAGGGGTTTTGAAGAGTATGAGTATAGATGGGAAGCAAAAAATGAATTAAAGAAGATATCATATGGTATACCTACTTATGATGGTGAGGACTTAACTAATAAAAGTATTTTGATTCAACAAGAACAAGGTTTTGGAGATAACATACAGTTTATTAGATTTCTTTCATTACTCTTACAAAAAGGTGCCAAAAAAGTCTATTGTGCAGTTAAAGAAGAGTTAAAAATAGTGTTTGAAAACTCTTTTGAACAAGTAAAGTTTGTATCAAATAACACAACTCTTGAAAATGTAGATTATTTTTGTTCACTTATTACCTTAGCAAAAGTTTTTGATATTAGAGTAAATAATTTAATTATAAATGAACCATATTTGAAACCATTGATAATAAAAAAAGAGGTTTTAAATAAAGAATTTAACTACCATATAGCCTTTGTATGGCAAGGAAATAAAGAACATAAAAATGATAAAAATCGTTCTGTTAATATAAGATATTTTAAACAACTTTTCAAAGAGTTTCCAAATATTGCTTTTTATTCACTTCAACTAAATGAAAAAGAGAACTTTTCTGATTATGATAATGTTTTTGATTATAGTAATTTTATATCTAATTTTAATGATACTGCACAAATTGTAGAAAGAATGAATTTAATTATATCTATTGATAGTAGTCTTGCTCATTTATGTGGAGCATTAAATAAAAAAACTTGGTTAGTCTTACCTTTTGTTCCAGATTTTAGATGGATGATTGATACAAGTATTAGTCCTTGGTATAGTAGCTTGAAACTATATAGACAAGATGAAACAAAAAACTACTCTAAAGTTTTTAAAAAAATAAAAAATGATTTACAAAAAGAGATTAATAAATATTAA
- a CDS encoding cache domain-containing protein: MRYKLSKIIFYIVFCISIFSIVVIEVFDVSYEYSLYQDNSIRLEKEFVKKQKQNLKLEVQRAIALIEYNYNKKEKVISENVKERTYEAYSLAKSLYEKYKDTKTKEEILELIKNSLRNIRFYDGYGYYSIYSYDGKTIMHGINKEYENNYKLKEYKDLNGKKILDTIINVAKKKNEGYVNWRFLDPINKKEDRKTGYLKVFEPYNLIIVAADYISRIEKELKKEALDRIRKITYANDGYIFIFDLKGNILAHKYSKYEGKQLSLIKNSKEKQVIESLMNALGSKDETFLTYSWNRPNSIDFTDKLTYIKKFEKWGWIIGTGAYLDTMHKLLEKEKQTLQEKTFYRLFYSLCIFIFLLVFIYFTFRKISKEMDKSFSVFIDFFKRANITNEKIQTKNIKFYEFKELAIYANKMIELKLQNEHELESKNKEVLINLSLLNEYKKAVDASAIVSKTDEFGVITFANDKFCNISGFTKEELIGSKHNLVRHPDTKKEVYKDLWETILNKRVWKGVLKNKTKKGKTYYVKSTIVPILDMDSNIKEFIAIRYDISDLINQEKRIKLQTTDILTNLPNRQKLLEDLELKDCLILSVFNILRFKEVNEYYGFEVGDKLLLSVAQKLRSLLKNNNLFLYKLQGDEFAILVNKNIITLKEFKIQCENIIHSIKQIKFEIEENILEVNLVAGISAEKNYFINAEMAKNHAKIENKDIIIFDENREIKSNLIENINWTQKLKKALNEDRIVIFIQAIISNETQKVEKYECLVRMIDEDGTIISPFKFLNVAKKSKLYNELTQKVIKKAFDYFANKDVEFSINLSLEDILHKPTIEFLKEKLEENRNAAQRLIVEIVEEEGIENYQEICDFIEKLKSYGCKIAIDDFGTGYSNFEYLMKLNVDIVKIDGSMIKYINQDLNAKIVTELIVTFAKKLNIKTVAEFVHSQEIHEIVTDMGIDFSQGFYLGVPKPIE, from the coding sequence ATGCGATATAAGTTGTCTAAAATAATATTTTATATAGTTTTTTGTATATCAATTTTTTCAATAGTTGTTATTGAGGTTTTTGATGTAAGTTATGAATACAGTCTTTATCAAGATAATTCTATTAGATTAGAAAAAGAATTTGTAAAAAAACAAAAACAAAATTTAAAATTAGAAGTTCAAAGAGCTATAGCTTTAATAGAGTATAACTACAATAAAAAAGAAAAAGTAATTAGTGAAAATGTAAAAGAAAGAACATATGAAGCTTATAGTCTAGCTAAAAGTTTATATGAAAAATACAAAGATACAAAAACAAAAGAAGAGATTTTAGAACTAATTAAAAATAGCTTGCGAAATATTAGGTTTTATGATGGTTATGGTTATTATTCAATTTATAGTTATGATGGTAAAACAATAATGCATGGTATAAATAAAGAGTATGAAAATAACTATAAATTAAAAGAGTATAAAGATTTAAATGGTAAAAAGATACTTGATACAATCATAAACGTTGCAAAGAAGAAAAATGAAGGTTATGTAAATTGGAGATTCTTGGATCCCATAAATAAAAAAGAAGATAGAAAAACAGGCTATTTAAAAGTATTTGAACCATACAATCTAATTATTGTAGCAGCAGATTATATATCAAGAATAGAAAAAGAGTTAAAAAAAGAGGCATTGGATAGAATTAGAAAAATCACATATGCAAATGATGGCTATATTTTTATTTTCGATTTAAAAGGAAATATTTTAGCTCATAAGTATAGTAAGTATGAAGGAAAACAACTTTCATTAATAAAAAATTCAAAAGAGAAGCAAGTAATTGAAAGCTTGATGAACGCTCTTGGAAGTAAAGATGAAACTTTTTTAACATACTCTTGGAATAGACCTAACTCAATTGACTTTACAGATAAGCTTACATATATAAAAAAGTTTGAAAAATGGGGATGGATTATTGGTACAGGTGCATATTTAGATACTATGCATAAGCTTTTAGAAAAAGAGAAACAAACTCTTCAAGAAAAAACCTTTTATAGACTTTTTTACTCTTTATGTATTTTTATTTTTTTATTGGTTTTTATTTATTTCACATTTAGAAAAATTTCAAAAGAAATGGATAAATCATTTTCTGTTTTTATAGATTTTTTTAAAAGAGCAAATATAACAAATGAAAAAATACAAACTAAAAATATAAAGTTTTATGAGTTTAAAGAGTTAGCAATATATGCTAATAAAATGATTGAATTAAAACTTCAAAATGAACATGAACTAGAATCAAAAAATAAAGAAGTACTTATTAATTTATCACTATTAAATGAGTATAAAAAAGCAGTGGATGCTAGTGCAATTGTTTCTAAAACAGATGAATTTGGTGTAATCACTTTTGCAAATGATAAGTTTTGTAATATTTCAGGTTTTACAAAAGAAGAATTAATTGGATCAAAACATAATTTAGTTAGACATCCAGATACAAAAAAAGAGGTATACAAAGATCTTTGGGAAACTATCTTAAATAAAAGAGTATGGAAAGGTGTTTTAAAGAATAAAACAAAAAAAGGTAAGACTTATTATGTTAAATCTACAATTGTACCTATTTTAGATATGGATAGTAATATTAAAGAGTTTATTGCAATAAGATATGATATTAGCGATTTGATTAATCAAGAAAAAAGAATTAAATTACAAACAACTGATATACTTACTAATCTTCCAAATAGGCAAAAACTTTTAGAAGATTTAGAGTTAAAAGATTGCTTGATTTTAAGTGTATTTAATATTTTAAGATTTAAAGAAGTCAATGAGTATTATGGTTTTGAAGTAGGGGATAAGTTATTATTAAGTGTTGCACAAAAACTTCGAAGTTTATTAAAAAATAATAATCTTTTTCTTTACAAACTTCAAGGAGATGAGTTTGCTATTTTAGTTAATAAAAATATTATCACATTAAAAGAGTTTAAAATCCAATGTGAAAACATTATACATAGTATTAAGCAAATTAAATTTGAAATTGAGGAAAATATCTTAGAAGTTAATTTAGTAGCTGGAATTTCAGCTGAGAAGAATTACTTTATAAATGCAGAAATGGCAAAAAATCATGCAAAAATTGAAAATAAAGATATTATAATATTTGATGAAAATAGAGAAATAAAAAGTAATCTAATAGAAAATATTAATTGGACACAGAAATTAAAAAAAGCATTAAATGAAGATAGAATAGTTATTTTTATTCAAGCTATCATTTCAAATGAAACACAAAAGGTTGAGAAATACGAGTGTTTAGTAAGAATGATAGATGAAGATGGAACAATTATCTCTCCTTTTAAGTTCTTAAATGTTGCAAAAAAATCTAAATTATATAATGAATTAACACAAAAAGTTATCAAAAAAGCTTTTGATTATTTTGCTAATAAAGATGTGGAGTTTTCAATAAATCTAAGTTTAGAAGATATTTTACATAAGCCAACAATAGAATTTTTAAAAGAGAAACTTGAAGAAAATAGAAATGCTGCACAAAGACTTATAGTAGAAATAGTTGAAGAAGAGGGAATAGAAAATTATCAAGAAATTTGTGATTTTATAGAAAAACTAAAAAGTTATGGGTGTAAAATTGCAATTGATGATTTTGGAACAGGATACTCAAACTTTGAATATTTGATGAAGTTAAATGTAGATATTGTAAAAATTGATGGTTCAATGATTAAGTATATAAATCAAGATTTGAATGCAAAAATAGTTACAGAACTTATAGTTACATTTGCTAAGAAGTTAAATATTAAAACTGTTGCAGAGTTTGTACATTCTCAAGAGATACATGAAATTGTTACAGATATGGGAATAGATTTTTCTCAAGGATTTTATTTAGGTGTTCCAAAGCCAATAGAGTAG
- the lolA gene encoding LolA-like outer membrane lipoprotein chaperone → MFYRFIFLLGIFILSSSFANVFKDLKSFKADFTQEIKNSSNSSIKYKGEVFIKNSGKVLWKYKSPVLKNVYINEDFAIVDEPDLEQAIFSSLDNKVDIIRLLNSAKQISKNKYETKLYETKYEITVKNEKISKISYTDNLENKITISFFNIEQNIKLEDSIFKFLAPDYYDIIRK, encoded by the coding sequence ATGTTTTATAGGTTTATTTTTCTTTTAGGAATTTTTATTCTTTCAAGTAGTTTTGCAAATGTATTTAAAGATTTAAAAAGTTTTAAAGCTGATTTTACACAAGAGATTAAAAATAGTTCAAATAGTAGTATTAAATATAAAGGCGAAGTTTTTATAAAAAATAGTGGAAAGGTACTTTGGAAATATAAATCACCAGTACTTAAAAATGTCTATATAAATGAAGATTTTGCAATAGTTGATGAGCCTGATTTAGAACAAGCTATATTTAGTTCATTGGATAATAAAGTAGATATAATTAGACTTTTAAATAGTGCAAAGCAAATTAGTAAAAATAAGTATGAAACAAAACTTTATGAAACAAAATATGAAATAACAGTAAAAAATGAGAAAATATCAAAAATATCATATACAGACAATTTAGAAAACAAAATTACAATATCTTTTTTTAATATTGAACAAAATATCAAATTAGAAGATAGTATATTTAAATTTTTGGCCCCTGATTATTATGATATTATAAGAAAATAA
- a CDS encoding ATP-binding protein: MLLNRNTQINELEKNYAVPSSKLQFIFGRKYIGKTALVTHFLKNKNSIFISLNDMSSNLFFSVIADEIINHFGIYNSNQKFTTFEDVLLLLSKQEIEEKLIIVFEDFQNILKVDKNALDALILYWKKRLSKKNIYFIVTSSIIFKEEYIQSLEKISSMLYLSSLKFNTINNIVKNLSKVDQLCLYTLLGTSPKYLKYYNKNMNLAENIYAIFLSSNSYLSNLGIDILKAEIQDIGTYCSILYAISLGKTKIGDIATFLNVKSTYLTRYIQKLLDMMIIIKQIPINSDEKSTKFGRYLIEDNALNFWFYYIYPNKAAIQKENLNFITKKIQEDFMSKTVQSSYKKYIKEYINNNKRETLGYEPTNIGSWWDNNGNVIDLIAYDKKTITFILILWQDEDMAKISYGKLKVISEKVETTLQKKYIIVSKNSFLNSNIGE, encoded by the coding sequence ATGTTGTTAAATAGAAATACTCAAATTAATGAACTTGAAAAAAATTATGCTGTGCCAAGCTCAAAGTTGCAGTTTATTTTTGGACGAAAATATATAGGGAAAACAGCTTTAGTTACTCATTTTTTAAAAAATAAAAACTCTATTTTTATTTCCTTAAATGATATGAGTAGTAATCTATTTTTTTCAGTAATAGCAGATGAAATAATAAATCACTTTGGTATTTACAACAGCAACCAAAAATTCACTACTTTTGAAGATGTTTTACTACTTTTATCAAAACAAGAAATAGAAGAAAAATTGATAATTGTTTTTGAAGATTTTCAAAATATTTTAAAGGTAGATAAAAATGCATTAGATGCATTGATTTTATATTGGAAAAAAAGATTAAGCAAAAAAAATATTTATTTTATTGTCACTAGTTCTATTATATTTAAAGAAGAGTATATTCAAAGTTTAGAAAAGATTTCATCAATGCTTTATTTAAGTAGTTTAAAATTTAACACTATAAACAATATTGTCAAAAATCTATCAAAAGTTGACCAATTGTGTTTATATACTTTATTAGGTACTTCTCCTAAGTATTTGAAATATTATAATAAAAACATGAATTTAGCAGAAAATATTTATGCAATATTTTTATCATCAAATTCATATTTATCAAATTTGGGTATTGATATATTAAAAGCTGAAATACAAGATATTGGAACATACTGCTCAATACTATATGCAATCTCTCTTGGAAAAACAAAAATAGGAGACATAGCTACTTTTTTAAATGTAAAGTCAACTTATCTTACAAGATATATTCAAAAGTTACTAGATATGATGATTATAATAAAGCAAATACCTATAAACTCTGATGAAAAAAGTACTAAATTTGGAAGATATCTAATAGAAGACAATGCTTTAAATTTTTGGTTTTATTATATTTATCCAAATAAAGCTGCTATTCAAAAAGAGAATTTGAATTTTATAACAAAAAAAATTCAAGAAGATTTTATGAGTAAAACAGTTCAAAGTAGTTATAAAAAATATATAAAAGAGTATATTAATAATAACAAAAGAGAAACATTAGGATATGAACCAACTAATATTGGAAGTTGGTGGGATAATAATGGAAATGTTATTGATTTGATTGCTTATGACAAAAAAACTATTACTTTTATTTTAATTTTGTGGCAAGATGAAGATATGGCTAAAATCTCATATGGAAAATTAAAAGTAATTTCAGAAAAAGTAGAAACAACATTACAAAAGAAATATATAATTGTTTCTAAAAATAGTTTTTTAAATAGTAATATAGGTGAGTAA
- a CDS encoding ABC transporter ATP-binding protein: MTKNKITFKYIWQLLLQKRKQLIFGQLITIIAILISIPIPLMLPVLVDEVLLNKPNFFVNNINDFFGSGNAFYYIAIVTIIVILLRFIHFIFSAIITRIFTALGKFITFKIREKLLNHLKVVSMNEYETLGSGAIGANLVTDVNTLDNFIITSASKFVASILTLIAVSIVLIAIHPILGLMILIIQPIIMLISKKIAKSVGTLKKEENNAIENFQENVGEVLELFGQIKASNKEKEFFNTSIKKAKQVQDTSNEFNYKSIAYERFSFTVFLAAFEILRASGLLMVAYSDLSIGMMFAMFGYIWFIMTPVQDILSMQYSYAQAKTALNRINKILDLKTEKNGVKKLPENNGLHIELKNLYFSYTKDKQTLKNISLNIKTKDKVALIGASGSGKTTLAQVISSFYAKSKGELLYDEISIEEIDKQSLRESIFLVLQMPILFNNSLRFNITMGNEKISDEQIHKALEIAQLKQDIEKMPKCLNTIVGRHGVRLSGGQRQRLSIARMIIANPKVVIFDESTSALDVHTESKLFEALKPILENKTVITIAHRLSTVKNADIIYVLNDGEVVQIGSHEQLQNQEGHYLEFVKKQLI; encoded by the coding sequence ATGACAAAAAACAAAATCACCTTTAAATATATTTGGCAACTTTTACTTCAAAAAAGAAAACAACTTATTTTTGGACAATTAATTACTATTATTGCAATACTTATTAGTATTCCAATACCTTTAATGCTTCCTGTATTAGTTGATGAAGTATTATTAAATAAACCAAACTTTTTTGTAAATAATATAAATGATTTTTTTGGAAGTGGAAATGCATTTTATTATATTGCAATTGTTACAATAATTGTTATTTTATTAAGATTTATACATTTTATTTTTAGTGCAATTATCACAAGAATCTTTACAGCACTTGGAAAATTTATTACATTTAAAATAAGAGAAAAACTTTTAAACCATCTAAAAGTTGTATCAATGAATGAGTATGAAACTTTAGGAAGTGGAGCTATTGGAGCAAATCTTGTAACAGATGTAAATACTCTTGATAATTTTATAATAACAAGTGCAAGTAAATTTGTTGCATCTATTTTAACTTTAATTGCAGTATCAATTGTACTTATTGCTATTCATCCCATTTTAGGTCTAATGATATTAATTATTCAACCAATAATCATGCTTATTTCTAAAAAAATAGCTAAAAGCGTTGGTACACTTAAAAAAGAAGAGAATAATGCAATTGAAAATTTTCAAGAAAATGTAGGTGAAGTTTTAGAGTTATTTGGACAAATCAAAGCTAGCAATAAAGAAAAAGAGTTTTTTAATACAAGTATAAAAAAAGCAAAACAAGTACAAGATACTTCAAATGAGTTTAATTATAAAAGCATTGCTTATGAAAGATTTTCATTTACTGTTTTTCTAGCAGCATTTGAAATTTTAAGAGCATCTGGACTTTTAATGGTTGCATATAGTGATTTAAGTATAGGTATGATGTTTGCAATGTTTGGATACATTTGGTTTATTATGACTCCTGTTCAAGATATTTTATCAATGCAATACTCATATGCACAAGCAAAAACTGCACTTAATAGAATAAATAAAATTTTAGATTTAAAAACAGAAAAAAATGGAGTAAAAAAACTTCCAGAAAATAATGGACTTCATATAGAACTTAAGAATTTATATTTTAGTTATACAAAAGATAAACAAACTTTGAAAAATATATCTCTAAATATAAAAACAAAAGATAAAGTAGCATTAATTGGTGCAAGTGGAAGTGGTAAAACAACTTTAGCACAAGTTATTTCAAGTTTTTATGCAAAATCAAAAGGAGAACTTTTATATGATGAAATAAGTATTGAAGAAATTGATAAACAATCACTTAGAGAATCAATATTTCTTGTTTTACAAATGCCTATTTTATTTAACAACAGTTTACGATTTAATATTACAATGGGCAATGAAAAAATATCTGATGAGCAGATTCATAAAGCATTAGAGATAGCACAATTAAAACAAGATATAGAAAAAATGCCAAAATGCCTTAATACAATTGTAGGTAGACATGGAGTAAGATTAAGTGGTGGGCAAAGACAAAGACTATCAATAGCAAGAATGATAATAGCAAATCCAAAAGTTGTAATTTTTGATGAATCAACATCAGCACTTGATGTACACACAGAAAGTAAACTTTTCGAAGCCTTAAAACCCATACTAGAAAATAAAACAGTAATAACAATTGCACATAGATTAAGTACAGTTAAAAATGCTGATATTATTTATGTATTAAATGATGGAGAAGTAGTTCAAATTGGTTCACATGAACAATTACAAAATCAAGAAGGACACTACTTAGAATTTGTAAAAAAACAATTAATTTAA
- a CDS encoding methyl-accepting chemotaxis protein has translation MKNASIKLKLLGLVILTIFTISIIIIVSSINSMQEISQKNIQKYEEEAYKLKEHELKNHVESAVNSVKNLAKNANSKNINEIKALAKKVVKSMTYGKSGYFWINDSNHVVIMHTVKPSIVGKNMFNTKDPNGVMIYQEIVKAANANEDGGLVKYGWTKPGIDGVQPKFSYVQRFKDWDWIIGTGAYVDNVQREVDIMKEATNEEINDVIFNTILLSLIVAIIISLLFVFISNKVIINPIAKFQDGLLEFFRFLNKETNDAKKLEILANDEIGNMSKVVNENIEKTKKFLDQDTKLIDNVKDIVQSVNEGFLDKRVTQNSDSQSLNELKNLINDMLKNLQDLIGININDLSEVLESYSNYDFTKKLDTKTCGKIGNEVMQLNLMITKMLIQNDTDGKKLEKSSNELSQNVEVISKNATSQAASLEETAASIEEITSNIRNTNEKAQEMLSISSETKNSAQTGKSLASKTVQSMDEINAQVTDINQAITVIDQIAFQTNILSLNAAVEAATAGEAGKGFAVVAQEVRNLASRSAQAATEIKKIVENATIKANDGKQISSSMIEGFIQLEDKINHTNRLIDDVTNAAKEQTIGMTQIADAVNQLDKFTQENATIADRTNDIAKGTNKISIDVVNIVKQYKFDIQN, from the coding sequence ATGAAAAATGCCTCAATTAAACTAAAACTTTTAGGCTTGGTGATATTAACTATATTTACAATATCGATAATTATTATTGTTAGTTCAATTAATTCGATGCAAGAAATTTCTCAAAAGAATATACAAAAATATGAAGAAGAGGCATATAAACTAAAAGAACACGAATTAAAGAACCATGTAGAATCTGCAGTAAACAGTGTCAAAAATTTAGCAAAAAATGCCAATTCAAAAAATATAAATGAAATTAAAGCCCTTGCTAAAAAAGTAGTTAAAAGTATGACTTATGGAAAATCAGGATATTTTTGGATAAATGATTCAAATCATGTAGTAATTATGCATACAGTTAAACCTTCAATAGTTGGTAAAAACATGTTTAATACTAAAGATCCTAATGGTGTTATGATTTATCAAGAAATCGTAAAAGCAGCAAATGCAAATGAAGATGGTGGTTTAGTTAAGTATGGATGGACAAAACCTGGTATAGATGGAGTTCAACCAAAATTTTCATATGTTCAAAGATTTAAAGACTGGGATTGGATAATTGGAACTGGAGCATATGTAGATAATGTACAAAGAGAAGTTGATATTATGAAAGAAGCAACTAATGAAGAGATTAACGATGTGATATTTAATACAATATTATTATCATTAATTGTTGCAATTATTATTTCTTTACTTTTCGTATTTATTTCAAACAAAGTAATTATTAATCCAATTGCAAAATTCCAAGATGGACTTTTAGAATTCTTTAGATTTTTAAATAAAGAAACAAATGATGCAAAAAAACTTGAAATTTTAGCAAATGATGAAATAGGAAATATGTCTAAAGTAGTCAATGAAAACATTGAAAAAACAAAAAAATTCTTAGATCAAGATACAAAACTTATTGATAATGTAAAAGATATTGTGCAATCAGTAAACGAAGGTTTCTTAGATAAAAGAGTTACTCAAAATAGTGATTCACAATCTTTAAATGAATTGAAAAATCTTATAAATGACATGTTAAAAAATCTTCAAGATTTAATTGGTATTAATATCAATGATTTAAGTGAAGTATTAGAGAGTTATTCAAATTATGATTTTACAAAAAAACTTGATACTAAAACATGTGGTAAAATTGGTAATGAAGTAATGCAATTAAACTTAATGATTACAAAAATGTTAATTCAAAATGATACAGATGGTAAAAAACTTGAAAAAAGTTCAAATGAATTATCACAAAATGTTGAAGTTATCAGCAAAAATGCTACAAGTCAAGCTGCGAGTTTAGAAGAAACAGCTGCAAGTATTGAAGAAATAACAAGTAATATAAGAAATACAAATGAGAAAGCTCAAGAGATGCTTTCTATTTCTTCAGAAACAAAAAACTCAGCACAAACAGGTAAAAGTCTAGCTTCAAAAACTGTCCAATCAATGGATGAAATAAATGCACAAGTTACAGATATTAATCAAGCAATTACTGTAATTGATCAAATAGCATTTCAAACAAATATTTTAAGTTTAAATGCAGCAGTAGAAGCAGCAACAGCAGGAGAAGCAGGTAAAGGCTTTGCAGTTGTTGCTCAAGAAGTAAGAAACCTTGCAAGTAGAAGTGCACAAGCTGCAACTGAAATTAAAAAAATTGTTGAGAATGCAACAATTAAAGCAAATGATGGTAAACAAATTAGCTCATCAATGATTGAAGGATTTATTCAATTAGAAGATAAAATAAATCATACAAATAGATTAATTGATGATGTTACAAACGCAGCAAAAGAACAAACAATAGGAATGACACAAATAGCAGATGCAGTTAACCAATTAGATAAATTCACTCAAGAAAATGCAACAATTGCAGACAGAACAAATGATATTGCAAAAGGAACAAATAAAATATCAATAGATGTTGTAAATATTGTAAAACAGTATAAATTTGATATACAAAACTAG